From a single Coriobacteriaceae bacterium genomic region:
- a CDS encoding GntR family transcriptional regulator: protein MEESMHVGEQETSLQDQSYHTIRRKIVYLDYKPGEKLGVKQLCDDLDMGRTPVREALVRLAQEGLVRTVPQSGTYVSPINLTFAESACYIREHLEKQVIVECCARATSAGIGQLDRAIALQEKAMAEEDRIGFFLSDNLMHRMIFSIACRSTVWSWLEETNADLERFRWLRAATQTLDNQETVNEHKQIRRAIAGRDPIEASFLVSKHLHMMFRNQTEVLDQYPKYFETSKLR from the coding sequence ATGGAAGAATCGATGCACGTCGGCGAGCAGGAAACGAGTCTACAGGACCAGTCCTACCACACCATTCGACGCAAAATCGTCTACCTGGACTACAAGCCGGGCGAAAAGCTGGGCGTCAAACAGCTTTGCGACGACCTGGATATGGGGCGCACCCCCGTGCGCGAGGCGTTGGTGCGTCTGGCGCAAGAGGGTCTAGTGCGCACCGTGCCCCAAAGCGGCACCTATGTCTCGCCCATCAACCTCACCTTTGCCGAGAGTGCCTGCTATATCCGCGAACACCTGGAAAAACAGGTGATTGTGGAGTGCTGCGCCCGTGCCACCTCGGCAGGCATCGGGCAGCTCGACCGTGCCATCGCGCTGCAGGAAAAGGCCATGGCCGAAGAGGATCGCATCGGATTCTTTTTAAGCGACAACCTCATGCACCGTATGATCTTTAGCATTGCGTGCCGCAGCACCGTGTGGTCATGGCTCGAGGAGACAAATGCCGACCTGGAGCGCTTCCGCTGGCTGCGCGCCGCTACGCAGACGCTCGACAATCAGGAGACTGTTAACGAGCACAAGCAAATCCGCCGCGCCATCGCCGGTCGCGATCCTATCGAGGCAAGCTTTTTGGTCAGTAAGCACCTGCATATGATGTTCCGCAACCAAACCGAGGTCCTGGACCAATATCCCAAGTACTTCGAGACCAGCAAGCTCCGCTAA
- a CDS encoding YeiH family protein: MQLANIVRERWKGILFCLAIAIPATLLGKQIEVVGGPVFAILFGMVLALVFPKNRREQLAAGVTYTSKKVLQYAVILLGFGMNLSQILSKGAQSLPIIVATISTSLVIAFVLCRVMNVPGKIATLVGVGSSICGGSAIAATAPVIDADDREIAQAISVIFLFNVIAALVFPTLGGMLGLTNEGFGLFAGTAINDTSSVTAAASAWDSMHPGANVLESATVVKLTRTLAIIPITLVLACWQMHLARKAGGDAKSTFSLKRAFPMFVLFFVLASVITTVFQLPASITAPIKELSKFFIVMAMAAIGFNTDIVELVKKGGKPIALGFCCWIGIACMSLGMQHVLGIW, encoded by the coding sequence ATGCAACTGGCGAATATCGTACGCGAGCGCTGGAAGGGTATCTTGTTCTGCCTGGCCATCGCCATCCCCGCGACGTTGCTCGGCAAACAGATTGAGGTGGTCGGCGGTCCGGTATTTGCCATCCTCTTTGGCATGGTCCTGGCGCTCGTCTTTCCTAAGAATCGTCGCGAACAGCTCGCTGCCGGTGTCACCTATACGTCTAAAAAAGTCTTGCAGTACGCGGTTATCCTGCTTGGCTTTGGCATGAACCTCTCGCAGATTCTGTCCAAAGGCGCCCAGTCGCTGCCGATTATCGTGGCGACGATCTCGACCTCGCTTGTCATTGCCTTTGTGCTCTGCCGCGTTATGAACGTGCCAGGCAAGATCGCGACGCTTGTGGGTGTGGGTTCGTCGATTTGCGGCGGTTCTGCCATCGCCGCGACCGCGCCCGTCATCGATGCCGACGATCGCGAGATTGCCCAGGCTATTTCGGTCATCTTCCTGTTTAACGTTATCGCGGCGCTCGTGTTTCCGACGCTCGGCGGCATGCTCGGGCTGACCAACGAGGGCTTTGGCCTGTTTGCCGGCACCGCCATCAACGACACCTCGTCCGTGACGGCTGCGGCGAGCGCTTGGGACAGCATGCATCCCGGCGCCAATGTGCTCGAGAGTGCCACCGTGGTCAAGCTCACCAGGACGCTGGCCATCATTCCCATCACGTTGGTCCTCGCATGCTGGCAGATGCATCTGGCGCGCAAGGCCGGCGGCGACGCCAAAAGCACGTTCTCGCTTAAACGCGCGTTTCCCATGTTTGTGCTGTTCTTTGTGCTGGCGAGCGTAATCACCACGGTGTTTCAGCTTCCCGCGTCCATTACGGCGCCCATCAAGGAGCTGTCGAAGTTCTTTATCGTGATGGCAATGGCGGCTATTGGCTTTAATACCGATATCGTCGAGCTGGTCAAAAAGGGCGGAAAGCCCATTGCATTGGGCTTTTGCTGCTGGATTGGCATTGCGTGCATGAGTTTGGGAATGCAGCACGTGCTGGGAATCTGGTAG
- a CDS encoding nitroreductase family protein, with amino-acid sequence METIEALIHRRSCRNYSDRPVEAEKLARIIEAGQYAPSGMGRQPVTFVAVTDPATVERLSQLNAQVMGSNSDPFYGAKTVVVVLVDRSVPTHLEDGSLAMGNLLNAAYALGVDSCWIHRAHEVFDSPEGLELLASWGLPADGSLRGVGHCILGYAEDTLPEPKPRRDNVVYVR; translated from the coding sequence ATGGAGACTATCGAAGCACTCATTCACCGCCGCAGCTGCCGCAACTACAGCGATCGTCCCGTCGAGGCCGAAAAGCTTGCACGTATTATCGAAGCCGGCCAATATGCACCGAGCGGCATGGGCCGCCAGCCGGTGACGTTTGTCGCCGTCACCGACCCCGCGACCGTCGAGCGTCTCTCGCAGCTCAACGCGCAAGTCATGGGCAGCAACAGCGACCCCTTCTATGGCGCCAAGACCGTTGTGGTGGTGCTGGTTGACCGCAGCGTGCCCACACATCTGGAAGACGGCTCGCTCGCCATGGGCAACCTGCTCAACGCTGCCTATGCGCTGGGCGTTGATTCGTGCTGGATTCATCGCGCCCACGAGGTTTTCGATTCGCCCGAGGGCCTGGAGCTACTGGCCAGTTGGGGTCTACCCGCCGACGGCAGCCTGCGCGGTGTCGGTCACTGCATTCTGGGCTATGCCGAGGACACGCTGCCCGAGCCCAAACCCCGCCGCGACAACGTGGTCTACGTAAGGTAA
- a CDS encoding CDP-alcohol phosphatidyltransferase, with protein MFQAGDVVETDFEGFLKLLRSKTRAFVSINDHEYYITHTDGYWRVQDCEALNDKGHFTDCSELVNTVCEVVELPWIAGKSLHDSFSGATVYEAVAA; from the coding sequence ATGTTCCAGGCTGGAGATGTCGTCGAGACCGATTTCGAAGGATTTCTGAAGCTGCTGCGTTCCAAGACGCGCGCTTTCGTGTCGATCAACGATCACGAGTACTACATCACGCACACCGATGGCTATTGGCGTGTTCAGGATTGCGAGGCCCTCAACGACAAGGGCCACTTTACTGACTGTTCTGAGTTGGTCAACACGGTCTGCGAGGTCGTCGAGCTGCCGTGGATTGCCGGCAAGAGCCTGCATGACAGCTTCTCGGGCGCTACGGTCTATGAGGCCGTCGCCGCTTAA
- a CDS encoding MarR family winged helix-turn-helix transcriptional regulator has protein sequence MNSAVTLVDFDRLLNGLDHIYSEFSRACGLSDCAYWMLVDTSAAGGSVAVSRLTSEWFYSKQTINSAIKTLRARGLATLEFAEGSRKNKVVRLTEEGVRFAKRYALPAQKAEQQAFEALEPWEQCEIMRLVGKFSHVLNEECEAFKRQVAAENETDDKGEGDACDS, from the coding sequence ATGAATAGTGCGGTTACGCTGGTCGACTTCGATCGGTTGCTCAATGGACTCGACCATATCTATTCGGAGTTCTCGCGCGCCTGCGGCCTTTCGGACTGCGCCTACTGGATGCTCGTCGACACGAGTGCAGCGGGCGGAAGCGTTGCCGTGAGTCGGCTGACGAGTGAATGGTTCTACAGCAAACAGACCATCAATTCGGCGATTAAAACGCTTAGGGCGCGAGGGCTTGCGACGTTGGAGTTTGCCGAGGGCAGTCGTAAAAACAAGGTTGTACGACTGACCGAAGAAGGCGTGCGGTTTGCCAAGCGCTACGCGTTGCCGGCGCAAAAAGCCGAGCAACAGGCATTCGAGGCGCTCGAGCCGTGGGAACAGTGCGAGATCATGCGCTTGGTCGGTAAGTTCTCCCATGTTCTTAACGAAGAGTGCGAGGCATTTAAACGGCAAGTGGCCGCCGAGAACGAGACTGACGATAAGGGCGAGGGGGACGCATGCGACTCTTAA